Proteins from a single region of Chitinibacter bivalviorum:
- a CDS encoding Wzz/FepE/Etk N-terminal domain-containing protein — protein sequence MTLDSKPSMPAEHTADDEISLLDLALVLAKHKKLIIGLPIIAGLVAAAVSFSLPNEYTATFKIAPSKNASVYNWVLTNDQVLEDISKEMKLAEHYDTKGRKATRKEMGKNVKVALNAKDAYLDVNVTDENPEFAAQLANRMGSALQENLYTMRLLDISKGRYDLELRREIAAKNKAKFDVTIKKPEIAATIALLSPADRYGITSLAAIQAESTLQGGVSDLMQNELVRMQDQLGSLQRLVVDGMKKQSASANTGLWIASVDALQQQSYWDALIERLDRRIDLLKKQERDDLKMTAAEVPDEKSGPKRGLIVLLTAFAALFGAVLWAFIAEAFIKSRENENSTALMNKIATAWRAK from the coding sequence ATGACCCTAGACTCGAAACCGAGCATGCCCGCTGAACATACAGCAGATGATGAAATCTCCTTGTTAGACCTCGCTTTGGTTTTGGCTAAGCATAAAAAACTGATTATTGGCTTGCCGATCATTGCTGGTTTAGTTGCTGCAGCTGTGAGCTTTAGTTTGCCCAATGAATATACCGCCACGTTCAAAATCGCACCGTCAAAAAATGCGTCAGTTTACAACTGGGTACTGACGAATGATCAGGTCTTGGAAGACATCTCCAAAGAAATGAAGCTGGCTGAGCATTACGATACCAAGGGACGTAAAGCAACGCGCAAGGAGATGGGGAAAAACGTTAAAGTAGCCCTCAATGCTAAAGATGCGTATTTGGATGTCAATGTCACCGATGAAAACCCTGAGTTTGCTGCCCAATTGGCTAATCGCATGGGGAGTGCCTTGCAAGAAAATCTCTATACGATGCGATTGCTTGATATCTCTAAAGGTCGTTACGATTTAGAGTTGCGTCGTGAAATTGCGGCTAAAAACAAAGCCAAATTTGATGTCACAATAAAAAAGCCAGAGATTGCAGCCACTATAGCTTTGCTTTCGCCTGCTGATCGTTATGGCATTACCAGTCTTGCCGCGATTCAGGCTGAATCGACCTTGCAAGGAGGTGTGTCAGATTTGATGCAAAATGAATTGGTGCGGATGCAAGACCAGCTTGGTAGTTTGCAGCGCTTAGTAGTTGATGGAATGAAAAAACAATCAGCTTCCGCCAATACGGGCTTATGGATTGCATCCGTTGATGCTTTGCAGCAACAATCGTATTGGGATGCTTTGATCGAGCGCTTAGATCGCCGTATTGATTTACTGAAAAAACAAGAGCGTGATGATCTAAAAATGACCGCTGCTGAAGTGCCGGATGAAAAATCAGGGCCGAAGCGTGGCTTGATTGTCTTGCTGACGGCCTTTGCTGCTTTGTTTGGCGCGGTACTGTGGGCATTTATAGCCGAAGCCTTTATTAAATCGCGTGAAAATGAAAATTCAACAGCGTTGATGAACAAGATTGCTACAGCATGGCGTGCAAAATAA
- the thiC gene encoding phosphomethylpyrimidine synthase ThiC, with protein sequence MNAKVEFLATEAVVDSAAIQPLPNSRKVYVEGSRPDIQVPMREISQADTPTMFGGEQNPPIYVYDCSGPYTDPNATIDVRKGLAPIRAAWIEERNDTELLDGMTSEYGRAREADKSLDDLRFELQRKPRKAKAGQNVSQMHYARKGIVTPEMEYVAIRENLQREKYTESLLALGEKGKKLAKMMLFQHPGQNYGANIPEKITPEFVRDEVAAGRAVIPNNINHPESEPMIIGRNFLVKINGNIGNSAVTSSITEEVDKMTWGIRWGADTIMDLSTGKNIHETREWILRNSPVPIGTVPIYQALEKVNGKAEDLTWEIFKDTLIEQAEQGVDYFTIHAGVLLRYVPMTANRMTGIVSRGGSIMAKWCLAHHKENFLYTHFEEICEIMKAYDVAFSLGDGLRPGSVWDANDEAQLGELKTLGELTQIAWKHDVQVMIEGPGHVPMQLIKENMDKELEWCHEAPFYTLGPLTTDIAPGYDHITSAIGAAQIGWYGTAMLCYVTPKEHLGLPNKADVKEGIITYKLAAHAADLAKGHPGAQIRDNALSKARFEFRWEDQFNIGLDPDRAREFHDETLPKDSAKVAHFCSMCGPHFCSMKITQDVREYAEQQGIEAEEALKKGMETKSIEFIKGGAKLYDKA encoded by the coding sequence ATGAACGCCAAAGTAGAATTTCTAGCCACTGAAGCCGTCGTTGATTCTGCGGCGATCCAACCGCTTCCCAACTCTCGCAAAGTGTATGTCGAAGGCTCACGGCCAGACATTCAAGTGCCGATGCGCGAGATCAGCCAAGCTGATACGCCCACGATGTTCGGCGGCGAGCAAAACCCACCGATCTACGTTTACGACTGTTCTGGCCCTTATACCGATCCAAACGCAACGATTGATGTACGTAAAGGCCTCGCGCCGATCCGCGCAGCATGGATTGAAGAGCGCAATGACACAGAGTTGCTCGATGGCATGACCAGCGAATACGGCCGTGCCCGTGAAGCCGACAAGAGCCTAGACGACCTACGCTTTGAGTTGCAACGCAAACCGCGCAAAGCCAAAGCGGGACAAAATGTGTCGCAAATGCATTACGCGCGTAAAGGTATCGTGACGCCAGAAATGGAATACGTTGCAATCCGTGAAAATCTGCAGCGCGAAAAATACACCGAAAGTCTGTTAGCGCTGGGCGAAAAAGGCAAAAAACTCGCCAAAATGATGCTGTTCCAGCACCCAGGTCAAAACTACGGTGCGAATATTCCAGAAAAAATCACGCCAGAATTCGTGCGCGATGAAGTCGCCGCTGGACGCGCAGTGATCCCAAACAATATTAATCACCCAGAATCAGAGCCAATGATTATTGGCCGCAACTTCTTGGTGAAAATCAACGGCAATATCGGTAATTCAGCCGTGACATCTTCAATCACCGAAGAAGTCGACAAAATGACTTGGGGTATCCGTTGGGGCGCCGACACGATCATGGATCTATCGACCGGTAAAAACATTCACGAAACGCGCGAATGGATTTTGCGCAATTCTCCAGTACCCATCGGCACCGTGCCAATTTACCAAGCCTTGGAAAAAGTAAACGGCAAAGCAGAAGATCTGACTTGGGAAATCTTCAAAGACACACTGATTGAGCAAGCCGAACAAGGCGTTGACTACTTCACCATCCACGCTGGTGTATTGCTGCGCTACGTGCCAATGACGGCGAACCGCATGACCGGTATCGTGTCACGCGGCGGCTCGATCATGGCCAAATGGTGCTTGGCGCATCACAAAGAAAACTTCCTGTACACGCATTTCGAAGAAATCTGCGAAATCATGAAGGCTTACGACGTAGCCTTCTCGCTCGGCGATGGTCTGCGCCCTGGCTCGGTATGGGATGCGAACGACGAAGCGCAATTGGGCGAATTGAAAACCCTGGGCGAATTGACGCAAATCGCGTGGAAACACGATGTACAAGTCATGATCGAAGGCCCAGGCCACGTGCCGATGCAATTGATCAAAGAAAATATGGATAAAGAGCTGGAATGGTGCCACGAAGCACCGTTCTATACCCTTGGCCCATTGACGACCGACATTGCCCCAGGCTACGACCACATCACTTCAGCAATTGGCGCGGCGCAAATCGGCTGGTACGGCACCGCGATGCTTTGCTATGTAACGCCGAAAGAACACTTGGGTCTGCCAAACAAAGCCGACGTAAAAGAAGGCATTATCACGTACAAGCTGGCAGCACACGCAGCCGACTTGGCAAAAGGTCATCCTGGCGCGCAGATTCGTGACAATGCCTTGTCGAAAGCGCGTTTTGAATTCCGCTGGGAAGATCAATTCAATATCGGCCTCGATCCAGACCGCGCACGTGAATTCCACGACGAAACATTGCCGAAAGACAGCGCTAAAGTCGCTCACTTCTGCTCAATGTGCGGCCCACACTTCTGCTCGATGAAAATCACACAAGACGTACGTGAATACGCTGAGCAGCAAGGCATTGAAGCTGAAGAAGCTTTGAAAAAAGGCATGGAAACTAAGTCGATCGAATTCATTAAAGGCGGCGCAAAGCTGTACGATAAAGCTTAA
- a CDS encoding transporter, producing the protein MTLSVFWICVCGMVYRLQLCLCVLLVQIGMQAQATDPRSYVVEADDTSRTSLRFKVQEADTPRGPKEVENTTKHTYTLRHAQYFDLAGHMATAAIQIPYAVIDQDFSNSRRKGDDQSGMGDPMIGLAVGTYRTPAISREELKTYDADGLSSGCQVYASLPLGSYQAFRSSNPGQNRWIVIPECQLGWTQGNLLLEALANLNWFSDNDEYRGTTFSQANQYNFKFMASYGSLRSSYFAGTLEYKTGGETSRGGRADHNGLNNWVAGAMFYVKLPGNNSLKLIGELPVKTAVNTTKASEISLVLSHVWR; encoded by the coding sequence ATGACTTTGTCTGTTTTCTGGATTTGTGTGTGCGGTATGGTTTATCGATTACAGCTGTGTTTGTGTGTGTTGCTTGTGCAAATTGGGATGCAGGCCCAGGCCACTGATCCGCGATCCTACGTCGTTGAAGCCGACGACACGTCGCGCACCTCGCTGAGATTTAAGGTGCAAGAAGCCGACACACCACGCGGCCCGAAAGAAGTCGAAAACACCACCAAGCACACTTATACCCTGCGGCATGCGCAGTATTTTGATCTGGCCGGGCACATGGCGACCGCCGCGATTCAGATTCCCTACGCCGTGATTGATCAAGATTTCAGCAACAGCCGCCGCAAAGGGGATGATCAATCAGGAATGGGTGACCCAATGATCGGTTTGGCCGTCGGCACATACCGTACGCCCGCGATCAGCCGGGAAGAATTGAAAACCTATGATGCGGATGGCTTGAGTAGTGGTTGCCAAGTTTATGCCAGCTTGCCGCTGGGCTCATATCAAGCCTTTCGCAGCAGCAATCCTGGGCAAAATCGCTGGATCGTTATCCCTGAGTGCCAGCTAGGTTGGACGCAGGGTAATTTGCTGCTCGAAGCGCTTGCAAACCTCAATTGGTTTTCAGATAACGACGAATATCGCGGTACGACTTTTAGCCAAGCCAATCAATACAATTTCAAATTCATGGCCAGCTACGGCTCGCTGCGCAGCAGTTATTTTGCCGGCACACTGGAATATAAAACTGGCGGCGAAACCAGCCGAGGCGGGCGCGCCGATCACAATGGCCTCAATAATTGGGTTGCAGGCGCGATGTTTTATGTCAAATTGCCTGGCAATAATAGTCTGAAACTCATCGGCGAATTACCTGTAAAAACGGCGGTGAATACGACCAAAGCCAGTGAAATCTCGCTGGTGCTATCGCATGTATGGCGGTAG
- a CDS encoding rhodanese-like domain-containing protein, producing MHHISAPELKAWLDDATLVPPQLLDVRESWEFALCQIAGSIHIPMGNIPGDQARLDPDATYVVICHHGVRSYQVAGFLERQGFEKMINLDGGVAAWAAQVDPAMATY from the coding sequence ATGCATCATATTTCCGCTCCCGAACTGAAAGCCTGGCTCGATGACGCCACGCTGGTGCCGCCGCAACTGCTCGATGTGAGGGAAAGTTGGGAGTTTGCACTGTGCCAAATCGCAGGCAGTATTCATATCCCAATGGGCAATATCCCTGGCGATCAAGCTCGGCTCGACCCTGATGCAACCTATGTGGTGATTTGTCATCACGGTGTGCGTAGCTATCAAGTCGCCGGTTTTTTGGAGCGCCAGGGTTTTGAAAAAATGATTAATCTGGATGGCGGCGTTGCGGCATGGGCTGCACAAGTTGATCCGGCAATGGCAACATATTGA
- a CDS encoding peptidase U32 family protein: MLLPHQLELLSPAKNAEIGREAILHGADAVYIGGPGFGARHNASNSIADIADLVKFAHRYHSRIFVTLNTILHDTELEPARQQIIQLYEAGVDALIVQDMGVLELDIPPIQLHASTQCDIRNADKARFLADAGFSQVVLARELTIPQIRQISDVVGDAATIEYFIHGALCVAFSGQCNISHAHTGRSANRGDCSQACRLPYTLTDHQGRVVAFDKHLLSMKDNDQTNNLEALIDAGVRSFKIEGRYKDMQYVKNITAHYRLLLDEIMENRSEFAPASSGRSEIFFRPDVDKSFHRGHTDYFATGRKEDIGAFDSPKYIGVPLGTVTKVADKYFELEIADNNDAMANGDGLNFMKKREVIGVQANTVEGVNKDAGIWRVFPNEMMSELVGLKPGTPLHRNRDHAWEQALNKKSAERKIGAWLTLNETSSGLSLTITDADGCSATVNTELKLEVAQNANKAWSTLRDNLAKLGNTMFYAEDVALNLSQAWFAPASLINALRREVVEQLEAARIAAWYRPERKAAIEPPVPYPGETLSFLANVYNTKARAFYEKHGVKLIAAAYEAHEEAGEVPLMITKHCLRFSYNLCPKQGKGIIGVKGQIRAEPMTLSSGSENYKLVFDCKPCEMHVVGKMKPHILKAPAPTTANVQTIEFYKAKPEGYGH, translated from the coding sequence ATGCTATTGCCGCACCAACTCGAATTACTCTCCCCCGCCAAAAACGCTGAAATCGGCCGCGAAGCCATTTTGCATGGCGCGGATGCGGTGTATATCGGCGGACCGGGGTTTGGTGCGCGGCATAATGCGTCAAATTCGATTGCCGACATCGCCGACTTGGTGAAATTTGCGCATCGCTATCATTCACGCATCTTCGTCACGCTCAATACGATTTTGCACGACACCGAGCTTGAACCTGCGCGCCAGCAGATTATTCAGCTCTACGAAGCGGGTGTGGATGCGCTGATTGTGCAAGACATGGGTGTGCTGGAGCTCGATATTCCGCCGATTCAATTACACGCCAGCACCCAATGCGATATTCGCAATGCAGATAAAGCGCGATTTCTGGCCGACGCGGGTTTCTCGCAAGTTGTATTGGCGCGCGAGCTGACGATCCCGCAAATTCGCCAAATTAGCGACGTGGTCGGCGACGCAGCGACGATTGAATACTTTATCCACGGCGCACTGTGCGTCGCGTTTTCCGGCCAATGCAATATCAGCCACGCGCACACTGGCCGCAGCGCCAACCGCGGCGATTGCTCGCAAGCCTGTCGTCTGCCCTACACGCTGACCGACCATCAAGGCCGCGTGGTGGCGTTCGATAAGCATTTGCTGTCGATGAAAGACAATGACCAAACCAATAATCTGGAAGCCTTAATCGACGCGGGCGTGCGTTCGTTCAAAATCGAAGGCCGCTACAAAGACATGCAGTACGTCAAAAATATCACGGCGCATTACCGTTTGTTGCTCGACGAAATCATGGAAAACCGCAGCGAATTTGCGCCGGCCTCAAGTGGTCGCAGCGAGATTTTCTTCCGCCCCGATGTGGATAAATCTTTCCACCGCGGCCACACCGATTACTTTGCGACGGGTCGCAAAGAAGACATCGGCGCTTTTGATTCGCCCAAATACATTGGCGTACCGCTGGGCACCGTGACCAAGGTTGCTGATAAGTATTTCGAGCTGGAAATCGCCGACAACAATGACGCGATGGCGAACGGCGACGGCCTCAACTTTATGAAAAAGCGCGAAGTCATTGGCGTTCAAGCCAATACCGTAGAAGGCGTGAATAAAGACGCCGGCATCTGGCGTGTATTTCCGAATGAAATGATGAGCGAGCTAGTCGGCCTAAAACCAGGCACGCCGCTGCACCGCAACCGCGATCATGCGTGGGAACAAGCTTTAAACAAAAAATCGGCCGAGCGCAAAATCGGCGCGTGGCTCACTTTGAATGAAACCTCCTCGGGCTTATCACTCACGATCACCGATGCTGATGGCTGTAGCGCGACGGTCAATACCGAGCTCAAACTCGAAGTTGCCCAAAACGCCAATAAAGCATGGAGCACGCTACGCGATAATCTGGCCAAGCTCGGCAACACGATGTTTTACGCCGAAGATGTGGCGCTCAATTTGAGTCAAGCTTGGTTTGCGCCCGCGTCGCTAATTAATGCGCTGCGCCGCGAAGTGGTTGAACAACTCGAAGCAGCCCGCATTGCCGCATGGTATCGCCCTGAACGCAAGGCAGCAATTGAGCCTCCAGTACCATACCCCGGTGAAACATTGTCATTCCTTGCCAATGTGTACAACACCAAGGCGCGCGCTTTCTACGAAAAACATGGCGTCAAACTAATCGCTGCGGCCTACGAAGCACACGAAGAAGCCGGCGAAGTACCGCTAATGATCACCAAGCACTGCCTGCGTTTTAGCTACAATCTGTGCCCGAAACAAGGCAAAGGTATTATTGGCGTGAAAGGCCAGATTCGCGCCGAACCGATGACGCTGAGCTCAGGCTCGGAAAACTATAAATTGGTGTTCGATTGCAAACCCTGCGAGATGCATGTGGTGGGAAAAATGAAACCTCACATCCTCAAAGCCCCCGCTCCTACCACGGCCAATGTGCAAACGATCGAGTTTTACAAAGCCAAGCCGGAAGGTTATGGGCATTAA
- a CDS encoding protein-L-isoaspartate O-methyltransferase family protein, whose translation MDWEKARYLLVEQQIRPWNVLDSNVLDRILNTRREDFVPADKKELAFVDVELPLGNGQLMLAPKVEARFLQEIALKASDKLLIVGSGTAYLAALAAGLCAQVVVIEADTKQAELTNAALKAAGIKNVSIEVGATLASKQGPFNAIIAAASFEAIPEELSKQLVVGGRLITVIGQEPIMHATVVTTQGSGANTTREVFDYNLPRFQAAAKPFAF comes from the coding sequence ATGGATTGGGAAAAAGCACGCTATCTACTCGTTGAACAACAAATTCGTCCATGGAACGTTTTGGACTCCAACGTGCTCGATCGCATCCTTAACACTCGTCGTGAAGACTTCGTGCCTGCTGATAAAAAAGAATTGGCCTTTGTGGATGTTGAGTTGCCATTGGGCAATGGACAATTGATGCTCGCGCCAAAAGTTGAAGCGCGCTTCTTGCAAGAAATTGCGCTCAAAGCCAGCGACAAATTGCTGATTGTAGGCTCGGGTACCGCTTACCTTGCTGCTTTGGCCGCCGGTCTGTGCGCGCAAGTGGTGGTGATTGAGGCTGATACTAAACAAGCCGAATTGACCAATGCGGCGCTGAAAGCTGCGGGTATTAAAAATGTCAGCATTGAAGTGGGCGCGACCTTAGCTAGTAAGCAAGGCCCATTTAATGCCATCATCGCAGCGGCTTCATTCGAGGCTATTCCAGAAGAATTGAGCAAACAGTTGGTGGTTGGCGGTCGTCTGATTACTGTCATTGGGCAAGAGCCTATCATGCATGCCACAGTTGTTACGACACAAGGCAGTGGCGCGAATACAACGCGCGAAGTTTTTGATTACAACTTGCCACGCTTTCAAGCCGCTGCCAAGCCATTTGCGTTTTGA
- a CDS encoding carbohydrate-binding protein, translated as MSNFTRFIAAAIPAAMITAFAHAGYPAWVDGGTYNAGTIVSYAGNDYQALVTQTDYLGANWNPAATPSLWKLIGPDSSSSTPAPTATPAPTVTPAVTPIGLPTPSPTAKPTATPVSAGSCVAAWNSGTAYTGGQTASYNGHNYKAQWWTQNEDPSTHSGTSQPWSDLGSCTGGPATATPTATPKVTPVVTNSPTPVVTTSPTPTPTTSTTPAPSQQPGNALSFSYGAYKDVTVSTNWNNLAMQGVDTSGKLLPIAQAMPAGMKTLTWAFVTGECGSNAVTPAGENVAGMNPVDFAAGNMPSFISSGKTYIVAVGGAAGKFTCATDAGFTTFLSHYNSANMVGVDFDIEGGRNTAAEIASMVARVKTAQQTYPNMRFSFTIPTLANNNGASVATDLGAGSPDPLGSDGQMVMAAIKAAGLKNYIINLMAMDYGAPKANVCVVSGGSCQMGQSAIQAAMNLHNFYGVPYNQIELTPEIPSDDVGAHFSTDRDIPDVAAFIKANGLAGLHYWSYERDTTGLPYANGFAKALGQ; from the coding sequence ATGTCTAATTTCACCCGCTTTATCGCGGCGGCCATTCCGGCAGCCATGATTACAGCCTTTGCTCATGCAGGTTACCCTGCTTGGGTGGATGGTGGTACTTACAATGCAGGCACGATTGTGAGCTACGCTGGCAACGATTATCAGGCGCTGGTGACCCAGACCGATTATCTGGGCGCAAACTGGAATCCAGCCGCGACACCCAGTCTGTGGAAACTAATTGGCCCCGATTCAAGCAGCAGCACGCCTGCACCAACAGCAACACCGGCGCCAACTGTAACGCCAGCGGTCACACCGATTGGCTTACCTACCCCGAGCCCAACAGCCAAACCAACTGCCACACCAGTGAGCGCCGGCAGTTGCGTGGCAGCTTGGAATAGCGGCACCGCATACACGGGTGGACAAACTGCTAGCTACAACGGCCACAACTACAAAGCGCAATGGTGGACTCAGAACGAAGACCCAAGCACACACTCAGGTACTAGCCAACCTTGGTCTGATTTAGGTAGCTGCACCGGTGGCCCAGCGACTGCAACACCAACGGCCACACCGAAAGTAACACCGGTTGTGACCAACTCACCAACACCAGTCGTGACGACATCACCGACACCGACGCCCACCACAAGTACGACTCCAGCGCCAAGCCAGCAGCCAGGTAATGCCTTGTCGTTCAGCTATGGCGCATACAAAGACGTTACAGTAAGCACCAACTGGAATAATCTGGCGATGCAGGGCGTCGATACTTCTGGCAAATTGCTGCCGATTGCACAAGCAATGCCAGCAGGCATGAAAACGCTGACTTGGGCTTTTGTAACTGGTGAGTGCGGCTCAAATGCGGTAACACCTGCAGGTGAAAATGTTGCCGGCATGAATCCAGTTGATTTTGCCGCTGGCAATATGCCCTCGTTTATCAGCTCAGGCAAAACTTACATCGTCGCTGTAGGCGGCGCAGCGGGTAAATTTACTTGCGCGACCGATGCAGGCTTTACGACCTTCCTGAGTCATTACAATTCGGCCAATATGGTTGGGGTGGATTTTGACATCGAAGGCGGTCGCAATACTGCGGCTGAAATCGCCAGCATGGTGGCGCGCGTAAAAACAGCGCAGCAGACTTACCCCAATATGCGCTTTAGCTTCACGATTCCTACATTGGCCAATAACAATGGCGCTTCAGTTGCCACCGATTTAGGTGCAGGCTCACCAGACCCACTCGGTAGCGACGGTCAAATGGTCATGGCGGCAATTAAAGCGGCGGGTCTGAAAAACTACATCATTAATTTGATGGCGATGGATTACGGCGCACCAAAAGCGAATGTGTGTGTGGTCAGTGGCGGCTCTTGCCAGATGGGTCAATCAGCGATCCAAGCGGCAATGAATCTGCACAACTTCTACGGCGTACCGTATAACCAGATCGAATTGACGCCTGAAATTCCAAGTGATGACGTGGGCGCGCATTTCTCAACCGACCGCGATATTCCGGATGTAGCTGCATTCATCAAAGCCAACGGCTTGGCTGGTTTGCATTACTGGTCTTATGAGCGCGACACCACAGGTCTGCCATATGCCAACGGTTTTGCCAAAGCACTTGGTCAGTAA
- a CDS encoding GGDEF domain-containing protein, whose translation MNKLSYGYWIAILFVIRSLMHILQLPDAHDLFGLVVTSLVFVLIWRHVNNEALLRPFLLGVSIYWVGNFLDWIDGVYKGKGTMGLIADTYDDLFFATGFFLIGIAFLRVISERIELITQLNAEISTSKQLQASLYLQAYSDELTGLGNRRALFNRLNQKLSTQESGTLLYIDVNNFKPVNDQFGHDMGDLVLKLCAKQLHHDGAEAFRMGGDEFVVLLAQQNPARWIEKLSADAQGLKQEYGISFSIGVAPFSADQPTTSDELLANADQAMYSDKIERRNRSR comes from the coding sequence ATGAATAAACTCTCTTACGGGTACTGGATCGCGATTTTATTTGTGATTCGTAGCCTGATGCATATTTTGCAACTCCCTGATGCGCATGATTTATTTGGCCTAGTCGTCACCTCACTGGTCTTTGTTCTGATCTGGCGTCATGTCAATAACGAAGCCCTGCTGCGCCCTTTTCTCTTGGGCGTATCAATTTACTGGGTCGGAAATTTTCTCGATTGGATAGATGGAGTCTACAAGGGCAAGGGCACGATGGGTCTGATCGCAGATACTTATGATGATCTTTTCTTTGCAACAGGTTTTTTTCTGATCGGCATTGCTTTTCTGCGTGTAATTTCAGAGCGGATAGAACTCATCACCCAGCTCAATGCCGAAATCAGCACCAGCAAACAATTACAAGCCTCGCTATACCTGCAAGCGTATAGCGACGAGCTCACTGGTCTGGGCAATCGGCGTGCTTTATTCAATCGACTCAATCAAAAACTCAGCACTCAAGAAAGCGGCACCTTGCTATATATCGATGTGAATAACTTCAAGCCCGTTAATGATCAATTTGGTCATGATATGGGGGATTTGGTACTTAAACTCTGCGCCAAGCAATTGCACCACGACGGCGCCGAAGCATTTCGTATGGGTGGCGATGAATTTGTTGTCCTGCTCGCACAGCAAAACCCTGCGCGATGGATCGAGAAGTTAAGCGCAGATGCCCAAGGATTGAAACAAGAATACGGCATTTCTTTTAGCATCGGCGTCGCTCCTTTTTCCGCGGATCAGCCCACCACCAGCGATGAGCTGCTGGCCAATGCCGACCAAGCCATGTACAGCGATAAAATCGAGCGTCGAAATCGTAGCCGCTAA
- a CDS encoding antitoxin Xre/MbcA/ParS toxin-binding domain-containing protein: MLRIPLFLELLEQELLDQPDQYADLKAVMQFEPHSLMAWLPLLDLAEKKLGNLETVVQWLTCPHPELNGQPPTILVGTVGGVERARSLIEQYQPPPWRQG; encoded by the coding sequence ATGCTTCGCATTCCACTTTTTCTTGAATTACTTGAGCAAGAATTGCTAGATCAACCCGATCAGTACGCGGATCTGAAAGCGGTGATGCAATTTGAGCCGCATTCGCTGATGGCTTGGTTGCCTTTGCTGGATCTGGCGGAAAAGAAGCTGGGTAATTTAGAAACCGTGGTGCAATGGCTAACTTGCCCGCATCCAGAATTGAATGGCCAACCACCGACGATTCTGGTCGGTACTGTTGGCGGCGTTGAGCGCGCACGATCTTTGATCGAGCAATACCAGCCGCCACCGTGGCGGCAAGGATAA